The Oligoflexia bacterium genome includes a region encoding these proteins:
- the queF gene encoding preQ(1) synthase: MLHGEEMIKNAQLECFENRTQVRRYWIEFTCPEFTCLCPRSGFPDFATIQIKYSPDKKCVELKSLKLYINKFRNMNVFHEDVTNIIIDDLIKLLDPWEIEVVGDFSVRGNIKTVIRAHHKK, encoded by the coding sequence ATGCTTCACGGCGAAGAGATGATCAAAAACGCCCAATTAGAGTGTTTTGAAAACCGCACCCAAGTACGAAGATACTGGATCGAATTCACTTGTCCTGAATTTACGTGTCTTTGTCCGCGTAGTGGGTTCCCAGATTTTGCGACTATTCAGATTAAATATTCACCCGATAAAAAATGTGTAGAGCTTAAAAGTTTAAAACTCTACATCAATAAATTTAGAAACATGAATGTGTTTCACGAAGATGTGACTAACATCATTATTGATGACTTGATTAAACTCCTTGACCCTTGGGAAATTGAAGTTGTGGGTGATTTTAGTGTGCGTGGTAATATCAAAACAGTGATTAGGGCTCATCATAAAAAATAA
- a CDS encoding SIS domain-containing protein codes for MSEMPSDFTPTNFASNYLKEAHSIFDVYLGKAFTQAMEVMWAAYEKDKQVFIFGNGGSAGTSSHMVNDLSKGTSVENKKRLRVMGLADNMSLLTAYANDCGYESIFAEQLKNLLNPGDVCIAISASGNSPNIIKAVEYARLKKAQVISLVGFSGGKLKPLSDVAIHYESYNYGICEDAQLMFSHLCCQFLHEKIKRS; via the coding sequence CAGATTTTACACCTACAAACTTTGCTAGCAATTATCTTAAAGAGGCACATTCAATTTTTGACGTGTATCTTGGTAAGGCATTTACTCAAGCTATGGAAGTCATGTGGGCGGCCTATGAAAAAGACAAGCAGGTTTTTATTTTTGGCAACGGTGGTTCAGCGGGAACCAGCTCTCATATGGTTAATGATCTTTCTAAGGGGACATCAGTTGAGAATAAAAAACGTCTCCGAGTGATGGGCCTTGCTGATAATATGAGTTTACTTACCGCATACGCCAACGATTGTGGGTATGAATCTATATTTGCTGAGCAGCTTAAAAATCTTTTAAATCCGGGTGATGTTTGTATTGCGATTTCAGCTAGTGGTAATTCACCAAATATAATTAAGGCTGTTGAATACGCACGTCTAAAAAAAGCACAAGTGATAAGCCTTGTAGGGTTTAGTGGTGGAAAATTAAAACCACTCTCAGATGTCGCTATACATTATGAATCGTATAATTATGGAATTTGTGAAGATGCTCAATTGATGTTTTCGCATTTATGTTGTCAATTTCTGCATGAAAAAATTAAGAGATCCTGA